A stretch of DNA from Micromonospora sp. NBC_01813:
AAGTCGGTGACGAACTTCTCGCGGGCGTCGCTGCTGGCGTAGACCTCGGAGAGGGCACGCAGCTGCGAGTTCGAACCGAAGATCAGGTCGACCGCGGTCGCGGTCCACTTCACCTCGTCGGTGGCCAGGTCGCGGATCTCGTACACGTGCTCCTCGGACTCCGACGCCTTCCACCGGGTGCCCGGGGAGAGCAGGTTGGTGAAGAAGTCGTTGGTGAGCACGCCGGGCCGGTCGGTGAGCACGCCGTGGCGGGCACCGCCGACGTTCGTCCCGAGCGAGCGCAGCCCACCGATGAGGACGGTCATCTCGGGCGCGGTCAGGCCGAGCATGTAGGCCCGGTCGATCAGCAGGACCTCCGGCTGGGTCTTCTCACCGGGGCGCAGGTAGTTGCGGAACGCCTCGGCGCGCGGCTCCATGACCGCGAACGACTCGACGTCGGTCTGCTCCTGGCTGGCGTCGGTGCGTCCCGGGTGGAACGGCACCGTCACCTTGACGCCCGCGTCGAACGCTGCCTTCTCGACGGCGGCCGAGCCGGCCAGCACGATCAGGTCGGCGAGGGAGATCTTCGCCCCGCCGGCCGCGTTGAACTCCTGCTGGATGCCTTCGAGGACGCCCAGCACGGTCGCGAGCTGCTCCGGCTGGTTGACTTCCCAGCTGCGCTGCGGCTCAAGTCGGATCCTGGCACCGTTGGCACCGCCGCGCTTGTCGGTGGAGCGGAAGCTGGCGGCGGAGGCCCAGGCGGTGGTGACCAGTTGGTCGGTGCTCAGGCCGGAGTCAAGGACCTTGGCCTTGAGCGCGGTGACGTCGGCGTCGCCGACCAGCTCGTGGTCGACGGCCGGCAGCGGGTCCTGCCACAGCTGGGCCTCGGGAACCCACGGCCCGAGGAAGCGGCTGACCGGACCCATGTCGCGGTGCAGCAGCTTGTACCAGGCCTTGGCGAAGGCGAGCGCGAACTCGTCCGGGTTGGCCAGGAAGCGGCGGGAGATCTGCTCGTACGCCGGGTCGACCCGCAGCGACAGGTCGGTGGTGAGCATGGTCGGCTTGTGCTTCTTCGCCGGGTCGTGGGCGTCCGGGATGATCGCCTCGGCGTCCTTGGCGACCCACTGCTTGGCACCGCCGGGGCTGGTGGTCAGCTCCCACTCGTACCCGAAGAGGATCTCGAAGAAGCGGTTGCTCCACTGCGTCGGCTTGTCGGTCCAGGTGACCTCGAGGCCGCTGGTGATCGTGTCGCCGCCCTTGCCGCTGCCGTGGGTGCTCAGCCAGCCGAGGCCCTGCGCCTCCAACGGCGCGCCCTCGGGCTCGGGGCCGACGTGGTTGTCGGCGATGCCGGCGCCGTGGGTCTTGCCGAAGGTGTGGCCGCCGGCGATCAGGGCGACGGTCTCCTCGTCGTTCATCGCCATCCGGGCGAACGTCTCCCGGATGAAGTATGCCGCAGCCATCGGGTCCGCGTTGCCGCGTGGGCCCTCCGGGTTGACGTAGATCAGGCCCATCTCGGTCGCGCCGACCCCGGTCGGGAGGTCGTTGTCGGAGACGTACCGGGCGTCACCCAGCCAGGCGTCCTCCGGGCCCCAGAAGATCTCCTCGGGCTCCCAGACGTCCTCGCGGCCGAAGCCGAAGCCGAAGGTCTTGAAGCCCATCGACTCCAGGGCGACGTTGCCGGCGAGCACCAGCAGGTCGGCCCAGGAGATCTTCTGGCCGTACTTGGCCTTGACCGGCCAGAGCAGGCGGCGGGCCTTGTCCAGGTTGGCGTTGTCCGGCCAGCTGTTGAGCGGGGCGAAGCGCTGCCCGCCGTCGCCGGCGCCGCCGCGACCGTCCTCGATCCGGTACGTGCCGGCGGCGTGCCAGCTGAGCCGGATCATCAGGCCGCCGTAGTGGCCGAAGTCGGCCGGCCACCAGTCCTGCGAGGTGGTCAGCACTCCGACGATGTCCTGCTTGATCGCCTCGACGTCGAGCTTGGTGAACTCCTGGGCGTAGCTGAAGTCCGCGCCCAGCGGGTTGCCCTTGGACGAGTGGGCGTGCAGCACCGACAGGTCGAGCTGGTTGGGCCACCAGTCCCGGTTGGTACGCGGCCGACCGCCGGTCTTCGGCGTCGGTGAGTCGATCGCCGGGTTCTCGCTCTCGCTGCCCTGAGAGGTCACCGAGTCGTGCGCGACCGGGCAGCCAGCGGCTGCCATCTTGTCGACACCCTGGGCGCTGGTGCCCCCGTTGTCCTGAATGCTGGTCATTTGTTCCCTTCCAAACTGGCGGATGTCGAAGCGGTGCGTTCGATCGCGCAGCTGGGGCAGGTGCCCCAGAAGACGACCTCCGCCTCGTCGACCGCGAAGCCGTGGTCGTCGGAGGCGGTGAGGCAAGGGGCGGAGCCGGTGGCGCAGTCGACGTCGGCGATCACTCCGCAGGAGCGGCAGACGAGGTGGTGGTGGTTGTCCCCGATCCGCCGCTCGTACCGGGCGGTCGCGCCGGCCGGCTGGATACGCCGCACCAGCCCGGCGTCGGTGAGGACCCGCAGCACATCGTAAACCGCCTGGTGGGACACGGTCGGGTGATCGGCGCGGACCAGCGCGAGCACGGTGTCGGTGTCGACATGGGGGCGGGCCCGTAGCGCGGCCAGCACCGCCAGCCTCGGCCGGGTCACCCGCAACGAGGCCGCCCTCAGCTGCGCCTCGAGGTCGGATGTCACCCGGCCACGATAGGCCGTTTTCTGGAATGATTCAAGTTTTGGTACGGAGTGCCGCCGGCCTGCTGCCTCCCGGTAAACCCGCAGGTCAGGCAGGGGATGGGTGGGACGGCGTCGGGATCGACGGACGCGGCGGACCCAGTCCGGATCGCTGATGGGCGATCCGCGGGTCCGCCGCGCCTAGATGGTGCCTGCTATCCGGCCGTACAGGATCTGATCTGGGGCCGGGCCGAGGAGTTGCCGTTGAACATGGTGGTGAAGCCGAAGGTGTTGCCGGAGCCGTTGGCGCGGATCGTCATCACGTTTCCACTGGAGTCCCAGGTGGGGTTGCCGTTCCAGGTGGCGGAGATGCGCTGTGGTGGGGTGATGGCTACCACGACGGTCCAGTTGCTGGTCCCGCTGACCGTCACGGAGGTGTTGTAGCGGTCGCCCCAGACCTGACCGGGCGACATCGTCGCGGTGCAGGTTCCCGGGCCGGGCGTCGTCGGGCCCGGCGTTGGCGTCGTCGGGCCGGGGCTAGGTGTGATCGTTGGCGTTGGCGTGGGTGCCGGCTGATCCGGCAGCAGCGGGCAGCTGTTGCGGTACCCGGTGATGCCGCTGGAGTCCATCAGCGGGCACAGGAACTGGGTGTAGCGGGAGTCGGTGTCGACGAAGGTCTTCAGCCAGGGGATCAGGATCCGCATCTCGAGGTTGTTGGGCCGGGTCGGGAAGAGATGGTCGGCGCCGACGAACTCCATGTAGGCGCGCTCCGTCCCGGCCGGCAGGGAGTTGTACAGGCCGGTGACGTACGACGGGGTGACCACGGTGTCGTTGGTGCCGGCGATCATCAACGTCGGCACCGTGATGTTGGTGGTGGTCCCGGACGGCATGTACGGGGTGAGCCCGACCGTGGTCTTGAGCGACGGCCGGTTCAGCGCGGCGTGCAGTGCCCCACCACCGCCCATCGAGTGGCCGATCACCGACTGACGGCTGGCGTCGATCCGGTCGCGGACCGGACTGCTGCGGGTGAGCCAGTCCAGTGCGGCGAGCAACTGGGTGCCCCGGGCGGTGTCGAAGTCGTTGGTGCTGTTGGTCTCGACACCGATGACGACGAAACCGAAGGACGCCAGCCAGTGGCCCATCCAGGCTTCCTCGACCTCGAACCGCGCGGTGTAGCCGGGCACGATCGCGACCGCGCCGAAGGTGCCCTGGCTGGTGTCGGTCGGGTAGTAGATCGATCCGCCGTTGAAGCCGTTGCCAGGGGAAACGCCCATCTCCGCGGTGGCGAAGGTGCCTCTGCTGGCTGCCACGCTGTCGCGGGTGGGGTCCGGACCTCGCTGGTGCGGGTTACCGACCGGCGGCGGACTCGTCGGCGGTGCCGTGGTGGGCGGTGCTGTGGTGGGCGGTGCCGTCGTCGGCGGGGCCGTGGTGGGGACCGGCGTGCCGCTGTTGAGCGCGCTGAGGGTGGCGTCGTACGCCGGCTTCTTGTTGCCGTTGTTGTCGAACAGCAGTGGTGTGCCGTAGGAGCGCCAGGAGTCGCTGTCCCGGATGCCCCACACCGTGATGCCGGTGCAGCGGGCGACCGCCAGGCAGTCGTTGACCACGCCACGGTAGCTGTTGGCCTGCGCGGTGCCGGAACCCTCGATGTCCAGCTCGGTGATCTGCACGTCGACGCCGAGCGCGGCGAAGCTCGACAGCGTGGTGCGGTAGTTCGACGGGTACGGCGACTGGGCGTTGAAGTGTGACTGCAGGCCGATGCAGTCGATCGGCACGCCCCGCTGCTTGAAGTCCCGCACCAGGTTGTACGCGGCCTGCGTCTTGGCCCACGACCAGTTGTCGATGTTGTAGTCGTTGTAGCAGAGCTTCGCGCCGGGGTCGGCCGCCCGGGCGGCCCGGAACGCCGCCTCGATCCAGTCGTTGCCGGTGCGCTGCAGGTTCGAGTTACGCCGGGCGCCGGCGTTGCCGTCGTCGAACGCCTCGTTCACCACGTCCCACGAGTGGATCTTCCCCCGGTAGTACGTGGCGACCTGGGTGACGTGGTTGAGCATCGCGTTGCGGAGCGCGGTGCCCTCCATCTGCTCCATCCAGGCCGGCTGCTGCGAGTGCCAGGCCAGGGTGTGGCCGCGGACCGCCATGCCACGGGAGATGCCGTGGTTGACGATCCGGTCGCCACTGCTG
This window harbors:
- the katG gene encoding catalase/peroxidase HPI, translated to MTSIQDNGGTSAQGVDKMAAAGCPVAHDSVTSQGSESENPAIDSPTPKTGGRPRTNRDWWPNQLDLSVLHAHSSKGNPLGADFSYAQEFTKLDVEAIKQDIVGVLTTSQDWWPADFGHYGGLMIRLSWHAAGTYRIEDGRGGAGDGGQRFAPLNSWPDNANLDKARRLLWPVKAKYGQKISWADLLVLAGNVALESMGFKTFGFGFGREDVWEPEEIFWGPEDAWLGDARYVSDNDLPTGVGATEMGLIYVNPEGPRGNADPMAAAYFIRETFARMAMNDEETVALIAGGHTFGKTHGAGIADNHVGPEPEGAPLEAQGLGWLSTHGSGKGGDTITSGLEVTWTDKPTQWSNRFFEILFGYEWELTTSPGGAKQWVAKDAEAIIPDAHDPAKKHKPTMLTTDLSLRVDPAYEQISRRFLANPDEFALAFAKAWYKLLHRDMGPVSRFLGPWVPEAQLWQDPLPAVDHELVGDADVTALKAKVLDSGLSTDQLVTTAWASAASFRSTDKRGGANGARIRLEPQRSWEVNQPEQLATVLGVLEGIQQEFNAAGGAKISLADLIVLAGSAAVEKAAFDAGVKVTVPFHPGRTDASQEQTDVESFAVMEPRAEAFRNYLRPGEKTQPEVLLIDRAYMLGLTAPEMTVLIGGLRSLGTNVGGARHGVLTDRPGVLTNDFFTNLLSPGTRWKASESEEHVYEIRDLATDEVKWTATAVDLIFGSNSQLRALSEVYASSDAREKFVTDFVAAWVKVMELDRFDLA
- a CDS encoding Fur family transcriptional regulator; translation: MTSDLEAQLRAASLRVTRPRLAVLAALRARPHVDTDTVLALVRADHPTVSHQAVYDVLRVLTDAGLVRRIQPAGATARYERRIGDNHHHLVCRSCGVIADVDCATGSAPCLTASDDHGFAVDEAEVVFWGTCPSCAIERTASTSASLEGNK
- a CDS encoding endo-1,4-beta-xylanase, producing MARPVGRRLAFGLSAAAAVLVAAVAALTATTPAHAAEATLGAAAAQSGRYFGAAIAANKLGDSTYVNILNREFNSVTAENEMKINATEPQQNRFDFSSGDRIVNHGISRGMAVRGHTLAWHSQQPAWMEQMEGTALRNAMLNHVTQVATYYRGKIHSWDVVNEAFDDGNAGARRNSNLQRTGNDWIEAAFRAARAADPGAKLCYNDYNIDNWSWAKTQAAYNLVRDFKQRGVPIDCIGLQSHFNAQSPYPSNYRTTLSSFAALGVDVQITELDIEGSGTAQANSYRGVVNDCLAVARCTGITVWGIRDSDSWRSYGTPLLFDNNGNKKPAYDATLSALNSGTPVPTTAPPTTAPPTTAPPTTAPPTSPPPVGNPHQRGPDPTRDSVAASRGTFATAEMGVSPGNGFNGGSIYYPTDTSQGTFGAVAIVPGYTARFEVEEAWMGHWLASFGFVVIGVETNSTNDFDTARGTQLLAALDWLTRSSPVRDRIDASRQSVIGHSMGGGGALHAALNRPSLKTTVGLTPYMPSGTTTNITVPTLMIAGTNDTVVTPSYVTGLYNSLPAGTERAYMEFVGADHLFPTRPNNLEMRILIPWLKTFVDTDSRYTQFLCPLMDSSGITGYRNSCPLLPDQPAPTPTPTITPSPGPTTPTPGPTTPGPGTCTATMSPGQVWGDRYNTSVTVSGTSNWTVVVAITPPQRISATWNGNPTWDSSGNVMTIRANGSGNTFGFTTMFNGNSSARPQIRSCTAG